A stretch of DNA from Methanobrevibacter gottschalkii DSM 11977:
AGTGCAATTATGTGTTGCATCACTGTACTGTTCCCTAAATTTCTGAATTACGGCTTTTGATTCTGCCTTTGTTTCAGTTGGAACTAGTGAACAGATAAATTGGGATTTTTTAACATTGATTTCGCTTTGAATTGCATTTTTAATAGTTTTCATTGTATCAATATCTTTTTATATTATTGTAGACATATTATTGTTAATTAATTTTATGGGGTGATATTCTTGCCGGGCAGTAAATCTGCTACATTTCTAGTAATTTTTATAGTGGCTATTGTAGCTTTCTGTATTGCATGTGTTTGTGCATCTATGACAGGACAAATATCAATCTTGCCAAATGATAATGAATCAGAGAGTATATTGGATAATCTTTCTGCTATTACAAATGATACTGGTAACAGCGGACAAAGTTACGGTTCTAAAGATTATAGTTCATCAAGTTCAAGTAGTTCTTCTAATGATGATTCCCAAGTGGAGACTACAACTGACCATTCAGGTGATAATCAAGGGGACTCCCAGAAGGATTCAGATGATCATGACCATGAGAATTCTAATCAAAATAATAAAGATAAAGATACTAAAACTGATTCTGGGCATGCAGGTCAAGGCTCAGGAGATGCTAATGATTTTGATTAATCTAGAAATCCAGTAACTTTTCAACATCAAAGAGTACGGAGCTAATAGCTAAAGTGAATAGTCTTTCTCCGTATTCTTCATCTATATAAACACCATTTTCTTCAACATCGCGTGCACCTTCTTCAATGTTCGGGTCATCACGACGTGCTTGTTTAAAACCGTATAAACCAACTTCCTCATATTCATTAACATTTGTTTGATTGTCTAATTCGTTTTCATTAACAATACCTAAAACCTTTGCCATTGACAACTCACCACTTCCTCCATGGGGGCCTTCGGAGGAGATTACTTTATTGTTGAATACGACAATCATATCTGTTTTATCTTCAATATCCCATAACTCACTCATTAAAGGAATATTTCCACCATGGGAATTAACAATTACTACTTTTTCAATATCTAAGAATTTTTTAGCATCATTAAGTGTTCTAATAACATTTTCTTTCAATGTTTCAAGAGAAACGTGCACACCATGGTCAATTGTATCTAATTCATAAGCTGGAAATATTATTCCTAAAAATTTAGCTCCTGTTTGAAGAGAAGACTGGAATGCAATGTGCGCTCCAATTTTTGCATCAGTATCAATTGGAAGTGCCGGACCGTGGTTTTCTAAGTGTGAACCAAGTGCTATGATTCCAATTTTGTGAACTTCGGGATTTCTTATGTTTCCTGCTCTGTATCTTAATTCAGCCATATTATCACATTATAATTCAAAATTCCAAATATCGTCACCAACATAGTGTTTGGTTTCAACTGCTTTTCCTGAATCATTTCTGACCATTTCTTCACCAGAAAGTAAACTTACTCCAATAGCTAATGGTTTTCCATGTGTTTCATCAATAATTAAAACTACATCTCCTTCTTTCACACCTTCTGAAGCAGCTACAATTCCAGGACTCATAATGTCTGCACCATTGGCTACAAATCTAATTGCACCCATGTCTACAGTTACAGTTTTAGCATCAATTTCATTATCAAGAGCTGCTTTAAGTGTTGGAAATGGTCTTTCATCAATCAATATAATATATGGTTCACCATCTACTAAGATAAATGAATTAGGTTCTGCTTCAAGTATTTCTACATTTTTCTTTCCCTGAAGTAAGTTTCCATATTCACCTAATTCTGCTTTTATTTCTTTAATTTTCTTTTTTTTCAAGAAATTTCTTTTTTTAACTTTTACAACCATATTAATCCCAATCAATACTTTATTAAATAGTATTTATTATTTAAAATAAATAAAACTATTGTTGGTTTTAAGTTGTATATTTCAAACAAACGATTTTACATTTATTTTAATAGGTTCTTTTCATATTATTTATTCCTGGTTCGGTGAAAAGTTATATATTCAGTTAATATGCTGTTAACTGCTTGATTTATTGAATTCAAGGTATAAATTTATAAAAAGTTTTTAATTGCAGAATAGGCACTGTTTCTTGAAAAAACATATTTGTAATCTATATCCTCTCCGAAATTAGCAATATGCAATGGAGGATCTTTTATTGCATATCTGGTTATTGAACTTGCATTATTATCCTTTAATCTTTTTATCGATGCATCAATTATCTCAAGTTCCTTTTTGCTAAATTTAAACTGGGGGATTATCGTTAAGTAGTATCTGTGTATAATTCTGTTGTAATATGCTTCCCTTCTTAAAAACAGTTTATCTGTAGCTATTAATTCTTCTGTAACTTCCTTGAAATGTTTTGGTTCTATTCCTTTTTTGGATTTGATATACGTTTCACATGTGAGAAATTTTCCATATACTTCATAATAATTGAGATCAATAAAATATAAAATGCCGCAGAGTACGGTTTTTCCTAAATTGGGTTTTGAATAACATTTTAAGAGAATGTACATTATTAAATCAATATATTTTTCACGGTTGAAATTCATGGTTTCGTCTTGGATGATGAGTTAAAGTTATTTTTGTCGTATTTTATTTTTAAGTAATGTCTAAGAGCATTTGAAAAATAATTTAAATACTAGTTTAGTTAATAATAGGTATAGCTATTATTTTTTAATCTTTTTACTTGAAATAAAGTAACACTTATATACTAGATTAACTATAATTAATAGTATTAGTTTTAATTAGGTTTTGTCTTATCTTAACTTGATTATATTATGTCTAATAATGAGTGATTACTCAATTCATATTAAAAAACTAAAATTTGTAATAATATAAGGTGATATAATGAGCGGACAAAATGTTCAAAGACCACTTGACGCATTAGGAAAATCTGTGGATGCTCCTGTTTTAATAAAACTCAAAGGAGATCGTGAATTTAGAGGTATACTTAAGAGCTTTGATTTACACATGAATTTAGTTCTTAATGATGCAGAAGAGTTACAAGACGGGGAAGTTACTAGGAGACTCGGTGTTGTGCTTATTAGAGGAGACAATATTGTTTATATTTCACCATAAGTATTATTCAATACTTTTCTAAATTATAGTTTTACGATAAATAGGAGGAGGTGTATCAATGTCAAAGGGAACTCCATCAATGGGTAAGAAGAATAAGAAAACCCATATTAGATGTAGAAGATGTGGTAGAAACACTTACCATATACGTAAAAAAGTTTGTGCTTCTTGTGGATTCGGTAAATCTAAAAAACTTAGAAGATACAGTTGGCAAAACAAAAAACCTACTACTAGACAAAGATTGGTATAAGGTTTTTATCTGTGTACTAATTCATAGTACTTTTTAATTTATTTGGGATAATAAACGCATATTATCTCATAAACTAACTATTTTTAGGATTTTGGCCATATAGGTCATGGTTTTATTTTTTTAATCTATTGAATTTTTATAAATTGTACATTTGTTGATAATGTATAATTAATAGTGAACGA
This window harbors:
- the arfB gene encoding 2-amino-5-formylamino-6-ribosylaminopyrimidin-4(3H)-one 5'-monophosphate deformylase, with the translated sequence MAELRYRAGNIRNPEVHKIGIIALGSHLENHGPALPIDTDAKIGAHIAFQSSLQTGAKFLGIIFPAYELDTIDHGVHVSLETLKENVIRTLNDAKKFLDIEKVVIVNSHGGNIPLMSELWDIEDKTDMIVVFNNKVISSEGPHGGSGELSMAKVLGIVNENELDNQTNVNEYEEVGLYGFKQARRDDPNIEEGARDVEENGVYIDEEYGERLFTLAISSVLFDVEKLLDF
- a CDS encoding RNA-binding protein — its product is MVVKVKKRNFLKKKKIKEIKAELGEYGNLLQGKKNVEILEAEPNSFILVDGEPYIILIDERPFPTLKAALDNEIDAKTVTVDMGAIRFVANGADIMSPGIVAASEGVKEGDVVLIIDETHGKPLAIGVSLLSGEEMVRNDSGKAVETKHYVGDDIWNFEL
- a CDS encoding type II toxin-antitoxin system antitoxin SocA domain-containing protein, which codes for MNFNREKYIDLIMYILLKCYSKPNLGKTVLCGILYFIDLNYYEVYGKFLTCETYIKSKKGIEPKHFKEVTEELIATDKLFLRREAYYNRIIHRYYLTIIPQFKFSKKELEIIDASIKRLKDNNASSITRYAIKDPPLHIANFGEDIDYKYVFSRNSAYSAIKNFL
- a CDS encoding LSm family protein, coding for MSGQNVQRPLDALGKSVDAPVLIKLKGDREFRGILKSFDLHMNLVLNDAEELQDGEVTRRLGVVLIRGDNIVYISP
- a CDS encoding 50S ribosomal protein L37e, whose amino-acid sequence is MSKGTPSMGKKNKKTHIRCRRCGRNTYHIRKKVCASCGFGKSKKLRRYSWQNKKPTTRQRLV